TGGCGGAGGCGCTCGACAGCGGCAGAACCGTCAATGAGGCGCTTGCAGGGCTCGGGCCTGCGCAGACGTTCGCGGCACAGTTCCGTGAGGAACTCGGCCTGCCTGAGGAACACGAGGCAGACGAGACCATCGGCGCGCGCCTCTTGCATGTCACGGCTGTGGTGGTCGCGGTACTCGGTGGTGTCATGAATGTGTGGCTCGAGACGGCGGCCCGGGACCTATCCCTTGGCGTTGCAGTGCTGCTGTTTATCCCCGCCGTACTCTCTGCGCTGCCGCTGGTGTTACCGGCCCACTTGCGCGTGCCTGTAGGTCTCGCAAACGCCGTCGTTGTCACGGCGTTCGTCGTACTGATGATCGGTGGTGTTGGCGCGTTCTTTGCTCCCCTCGCGCTGCAGCTCTGGGTGGCGGTGATTGTCCCGTGGCGGGTATCGAAGGGGCTCGATCTCTCGCAGGGGCTCATGTTGCGGATCCTTGGCGCGGTCACGGTTGCGCTGCCCGCGCTGCTGCTCGTCGCTGGCATGACCTCGGGATCGCTGGGGTGGAGCCTGGCGACCGCAGCAATCGCGGCTGTGCTCATCGCACTCGCGCTGGGGTTTGCCCTCGGGCTTCGCTTCACAGCCTGGGTTGTCGCCGCGCTCGGCGTGGCGCTGCTTATCGCAGCGTTCTTTGACCCGGGCATGCTCGTGCTCGGAGCCTGGTGGGTCGGCGGCTACTACCTGAGCTTCGGGGTCGGGTCGGCAGTCGCTTGGACGCACGCTGCGAGACCGGCACCGCGGGGCCCAGCGGCTACGCTGGAGGCGTGATCGAACACCCCGTACCGACCCTGCGAGCGCTGCCACTTGCCGGCGCACTGCTTGTCGTGCTCGCGGCGCCGGCGTTCTTCGTCGCCGAGCTCCCGTGGCTCGGGCTGGGCCTCCTGCTCGTGGGGCTCGTTGCCGCCTGGGTAGCTGACGCTCGGTCAAGGGTGTTGGTGTGGCCCGGTCGCCCCTCGCAGGGCTGGCGCCCGACGCCTTCGCTCACGCGCGACCTCTCACTGGTCGCGCTCGGACTTCTTATCGTGCGCACGATTCCCCTCGCGGCAGAACTTGATACCCTCTCGATGCTGCGGTTCACGCTCGCGCTTGGTGGGGCCGTGACAGTGCCCTACCTCGTGTCCCGCTACATCTATGGCGACAGAGCTACAGGCTTCCCGTGGCGCGGCGAAACTCCCGGTCGGCGTTGGGGTGCGCTCCATTGGGGGTGGCTCGGTGGCGTACTCGTGCTCGGGTGGTTGATCTTGCCGTACTACTTCATCTCGTCAGGCGTCTACGCGAACTGGCCGGAGATCACCACGCAAGATCTCACGGCCCGCCTGTTCATCGGGGTTGGGGCAGTCGGAATCTGGGACGAGCTGTTCTTCATCTGCACAGTGTTTGCGGTGCTGCTGAGGCACTTCCCGGTGTGGGCCGCGAATGTGCTTCAGGCTGTAGTCTTCGTGTCGTTTCTGTGGGAGCTCGGCTACAGGGCCTGGGGGCCGATCTTGACGATCCCATTCGCGCTCGTGCAAGGTTTCATCTTCGTGCGGACTCGCTCGCTGGCGTACGTCGTCACAGTGCACCTCTTGTTCGACGCGGTCGTGTTCGCGGTGCTCGTGCACGCCCACAATCCAGCACTGTTCGACGTGTTTCCTACCGCTCCGTAGGGCGGCGGCTACCGAGCAAGTAGGCTCGCGATCCTACGTACCGCAAACTCGTAGCCTTGGATACCCGCGCCGGTAATGACGAACTCTGCGAGCGGCGAGATGAACGAGTGATGGCGGAACTCTTCGCGGGCGAACACGTTTGAGATGTGAATTTCGGCGAATGGCAGCGGTACGCCTGCGAGCGCGTCACGCAGCACCACTGACGTGTGGGTGAGCCCTGCCGGGTTGATGATGATGGCCGAGCAGTCGTGCCTGGCCTCGTGGATCGCGTCGAGAATGACGCCCTCGTGGTTCGACTGGACCGCGCGGACATCGATTCCGTACTCCTTGGCAACGCGAATGACGAGCCGTTCAACGTCCTTGAGAGTGTCACTGCCGTAAATTTCGGGCTCGCGGGTGCCGAGCAGGTTGAGGTTCGGGCCGTTTACCAGCAGGATCCGCTTCATCTCGGCACACTCCTTGTGACTCGTTCTGTGTCTCACCATCGTAGCCCCGGAGGGTGACTGTGTCGGGATACGCGTGCGCCGCAATTGCACTCTCAGGGGCGCCCGGCTACCGTTGACGGGTGACTGAGCAGCCGCGCAAAGCCTTTGACCCCTCGACATTCCGCGACAAACCCGTATCGTTTGTCCGCCGAAGCGGCAGGATGACGCCATCCCAGGAGCGGGCATGGGAGGAATCGCGAAGCGACTTCCTGCTCGAGATTGCTCACGGTCCGGCCGCGACGAGCGTCGCGCCGGGGGAGACCGGGGACCCGGCTCAGATCTTTGGGCGCGACGCTGAGCTCATCGTAGAGGTGGGTTCTGGTCAGGGCCATCAGATCCTCTCTGCCGCAGCTGCACGGCCTGAGACAAACTTCCTCGCTATTGAGGTGTTTCGCGCGGGTCTCGCACGAACGGTCATTCGGGCGGCTGACGCCGGACTCACGAACTTGCGCCTCGCCGAGGTGAATGCCCCTGAGTTGCTCGAACACTACTTGCCGGCGGGCTCGGTCGCAGAGATCTGGGTGTTCTTCCCAGACCCCTGGAAGAAGGCCAAGCACCACAAGCGCAGACTCATCAGCGCAGATTTCGCGAGGATCGCCCACCGGGCATTGCAGCCTGGTGGAGTGCTGCGTCTCGGCACTGACTGGCAGAACTACGCAGATCATATGCGCGTTGTCATGGACGAAGCCCCCGGTTTCGAGCGCGCATTCGAGGGGGAGTGGGCTGAGCGCTACGAAGGTCGAGTGCTCACGGCATTTGAAAACAAGGGCATTGAGAAGGGCCGCGACATCCGCGACCTCACGTACCGCAAGGTCTAGACGCGAGCAGGGTCTCGCCGGCCCCGGGAGGGCGCTCAGCGTGAATGGAGCCGTGCGTCTGCGATCTGCATTCGCTCTGACCCGCGGGGAGGATCCTGGCATTGTTGCTATCGATCGCATA
Above is a window of Leucobacter aridicollis DNA encoding:
- a CDS encoding HAAS signaling domain-containing protein, translating into MNAHSLPARAETYLEQLLGALADAPADVRAAALDDVRAHVAEALDSGRTVNEALAGLGPAQTFAAQFREELGLPEEHEADETIGARLLHVTAVVVAVLGGVMNVWLETAARDLSLGVAVLLFIPAVLSALPLVLPAHLRVPVGLANAVVVTAFVVLMIGGVGAFFAPLALQLWVAVIVPWRVSKGLDLSQGLMLRILGAVTVALPALLLVAGMTSGSLGWSLATAAIAAVLIALALGFALGLRFTAWVVAALGVALLIAAFFDPGMLVLGAWWVGGYYLSFGVGSAVAWTHAARPAPRGPAATLEA
- a CDS encoding CPBP family intramembrane glutamic endopeptidase, with amino-acid sequence MIEHPVPTLRALPLAGALLVVLAAPAFFVAELPWLGLGLLLVGLVAAWVADARSRVLVWPGRPSQGWRPTPSLTRDLSLVALGLLIVRTIPLAAELDTLSMLRFTLALGGAVTVPYLVSRYIYGDRATGFPWRGETPGRRWGALHWGWLGGVLVLGWLILPYYFISSGVYANWPEITTQDLTARLFIGVGAVGIWDELFFICTVFAVLLRHFPVWAANVLQAVVFVSFLWELGYRAWGPILTIPFALVQGFIFVRTRSLAYVVTVHLLFDAVVFAVLVHAHNPALFDVFPTAP
- the aroQ gene encoding type II 3-dehydroquinate dehydratase, with amino-acid sequence MKRILLVNGPNLNLLGTREPEIYGSDTLKDVERLVIRVAKEYGIDVRAVQSNHEGVILDAIHEARHDCSAIIINPAGLTHTSVVLRDALAGVPLPFAEIHISNVFAREEFRHHSFISPLAEFVITGAGIQGYEFAVRRIASLLAR
- the trmB gene encoding tRNA (guanosine(46)-N7)-methyltransferase TrmB encodes the protein MTEQPRKAFDPSTFRDKPVSFVRRSGRMTPSQERAWEESRSDFLLEIAHGPAATSVAPGETGDPAQIFGRDAELIVEVGSGQGHQILSAAAARPETNFLAIEVFRAGLARTVIRAADAGLTNLRLAEVNAPELLEHYLPAGSVAEIWVFFPDPWKKAKHHKRRLISADFARIAHRALQPGGVLRLGTDWQNYADHMRVVMDEAPGFERAFEGEWAERYEGRVLTAFENKGIEKGRDIRDLTYRKV